A window from Mangifera indica cultivar Alphonso chromosome 2, CATAS_Mindica_2.1, whole genome shotgun sequence encodes these proteins:
- the LOC123208112 gene encoding UPF0481 protein At3g47200-like, producing the protein MSSSINIKEDPDPHPDQLCIYRVPKSIRKGNQEAYTPQIVSIGPLHYGREDLKGMEKQKQNYVAKFFEERTDKKREEVLAFIINQEQKIRKCYSEAWERESEVYVGMILRDAIFVIELFMRKSGNHKSDFFINTPAEMYALQLDLLLLENQLPYFLLEDLYKFLVPKGESFRELCLNFFRDQMFFPDNPKTELKNEFKHFTGMQRAALVGDFKRKMSTFCHLPCATKLQESGVKFRCASKERCPLEIKFKQGELRIPELSVFHETDTILRNIMALEQCCYHGSLVVCSYVQLLDFLIEDKRDAQLLVDEGIIRNWMGDSKALANLFNKLCVEIPLAENHYPELYKDLNDHCGNSWNRNKARLKNFYFGDIWKGTATVAAAIILLLTFIQTMYNVKEWIY; encoded by the coding sequence ATGAGTTCTTCGATTAACATAAAGGAAGACCCCGACCCCCATCCTGATCAGTTGTGTATTTATAGAGTCCCCAAAAGCATTCGTAAAGGAAATCAAGAGGCTTACACTCCTCAAATAGTTTCAATCGGCCCTCTTCACTACGGCCGAGAAGATCTCAAAGGcatggaaaaacaaaaacagaattaCGTAGCAAAGTTTTTCGAAGAAAGAACTGACAAGAAACGTGAGGAAGTCTTAGCCTTCATCATAAACCAAGAGCAAAAGATACGAAAGTGTTATTCAGAGGCCTGGGAGCGCGAGAGTGAAGTGTATGTTGGGATGATTCTACGTGATGCTATTTTTGTCATAGAGCTTTTCATGAGGAAATCTGGAAATCATAAAAGTGACTTTTTCATAAATACACCAGCGGAAATGTATGCTCTACAATTGGACTTGCTTTTACTGGAAAACCAACTTCCATATTTTTTACTCGAGGACTTATACAAGTTTTTAGTCCCCAAAGGCGAGTCCTTCAGGGAACTTTGTTTAAACTTCTTCAGGGATCAGATGTTTTTTCCGGACAATCCCAAGACAGAGTTAAAAAATGAGTTCAAACATTTCACCGGTATGCAAAGAGCTGCTCTAGTGGGagatttcaaaagaaaaatgtcTACTTTTTGCCACTTACCTTGTGCCACAAAGCTACAAGAATCAGGAGTGAAATTCAGATGTGCTTCTAAAGAGAGATGCCCACTCGAGATAAAATTTAAGCAAGGCGAGCTGAGAATCCCAGAACTGAGCGTTTTCCACGAGACAGACACCATTCTAAGGAACATCATGGCTTTGGAGCAATGTTGCTATCACGGTTCTCTGGTCGTCTGTTCTTATGTTCAACTTCTGGACTTTCTTATAGAAGACAAAAGGGATGCGCAGCTGCTTGTTGACGAGGGAATTATCCGCAATTGGATGGGCGACAGTAAGGCATTAGCAAATCTGTTCAACAAGCTGTGCGTAGAAATTCCTTTAGCAGAAAATCATTATCCTGAACTATACAAGGATCTGAATGATCACTGTGGCAATTCATGGAACCGCAACAAGGCAAGAttgaaaaacttttattttggcGATATCTGGAAAGGCACAGCAACTGTTGCAGCTGCCATCATCTTGTTACTCACTTTTATACAAACCATGTACAACGTCAAGGAATGGATATATTAG